The DNA region GCGCTGTCCCTCATCCAGCGCGATCACCGCACCTCCGGCGCTCAGCAGGCCGAAGATGTCGTAGACGGACAGGTCGAACTCGAGCGCCGACAGGGCCAGCGCCCGATCATCCACACCGATCCCGAAGCGCTCGTTCAGATCGTCGATGGTGTTCATGGCCGCCCGATGCGGCACCTCCACACCCTTGGGCCGGCCCGTCGAGCCCGACGTGAACAGCACGTAGGCGATGGCCTCCGGATCCGGGAGCACGGGTTGCGACAGCGGCTCCGGATACAACCGCGCCGCGCTCAGTGCCAGCGTCGGCAACCCGGGCACGTCGCCGCCGGCCGTCACCGCGGCCACCACCTCACCGGTCCGCAGAATCTCGGCCCGCCGCCCCTCGGGCTGATCGAAACCGATCGGCACGTACACCGCTCCCGCGGCCAGCACGCCCACGGTAGCCAGGATCTGATCCGGCCCCTTCGGCAACTGCACAGCGACCGCGTCGCCCGGCCGAACCCCCGCCGCCCGCAACGCGCCCGCCACCGCCAGCGCCTGCGCGGCCAGCTCGCGGTAGGTGAGAACACTTGCCGCCGAACCGAATTCCGGCTCCCAGAGCACCGCGGGCGCGTCCGGAGTGGTGGCGGCGAACTCGAACAGGCCGGTGTGCAGCGCACGACCGGCCACCGGACCATCCGTTGCGTTCACGCGAGTACGAACCACCGCCTGCTCCACGGGAATCCGCACCGCGGCCTCGGCCTCCCAGCCCGCACCACCGGGTGCCCCGGCCGCAGCCGACACCGCGGGCGCCTCGCCGGTGCGGTCCTCCGCCGCGACGGCACCCGCCGAATCCGCAGTGCCGTGGCCGGGTTCCGCGGAGCCGTCCGCGGGCTCATCGCCGCCCGCGAGCCGCAGGACGGCGTCGATGTAGCGGGTGAACATGGTCTCGACCATGGCCGCGGGGAAGGCGTCGGCGCGGACGTCCCAGTTCAGCAGCAGGCCGCCGCGAACCTCGGTGACCTGCGCGTCGAGCAGCACCTGCGGGCCCTGGGAGATGATCCACACCGGGTCGCCGAAGGTCTCGGTGACCCGGTCGGCGAACAGTTCGCCCAGGTTGATGGCACTGGTGTAGACGATCGGGGCCAGCACCGGTTCGGCACGCAGGCGACCCAGGTCGCGCAGCACCTCGAGGCCGGTGTAGCCGGAATGGGCTCCGGCGGCGTGCAATTCCCGCTGCAGCGCGCGGGCGCGGTCGGTGACCGTGGCGGGCTCGGTGACATCGACCTCGAGCAGCACCGAGGACGTGAAGTCGCCGACCACCCCGTCGACCTGCGGATGCACCGGCTCCCGGTGGAACAGCGGCAGATTCAACAGGAACCGGCGCTGCGCCGACCAGCCGCCGATGGTCTCGGCAAACACCGACGCCAACGCCATCGCCGGGGTGATCCCGCGGGCATGCGCCGCGGCGAACATGCGCCCCTTGGCTTCCGGCGACAACCACCGATGCAACCGCACGGTTCGCGCCGCCCGCTCCCCCGCTTCGGACGAGGCGCTCGACTCCGGGTTCACCGTCGAGCCAGGCGCACCATCGCGCTCCGTAGGATTCGGGCGGGTGATGACGTCGGTGGCGCGCGGCAGCTCGGGCGCGCCCGGCAGTTCCGGTAGCCGCTGCTGCCACCAGTCACGGTCGGCGGCGCGTTCCGGTGCGGGAGCGGCGTGTTCGGCCAGGTACTGCCGGAACGTGTAGTCCTGCGGGGGCAGCTGCTCGCCGTGGTAGAGCCGGGCCAGGTCCGCGACCAGGATGCGGTAGCTCATGGCGTCGGCCGCGAGCATGTCCACGTCCAGGTGCAGGCGCGTGCGCCCCTCCGGCAGCAGGGTCAGCGCGATGTCGACGACCTGGCCGTCCTGCACCGCCATCAGCTGGTGAGTCCGCTTGTCCCGCAGTTCTTCCAGCGCCCGCTCCGCCGACTCGGCATCGGCGTCCCGCAGATCGGTGACGCTCCACACCTCCCGGCCCGGTCGCTCCAGCGTCTGCTGCGTCCCGTCCGGCAGGAACCGGGTCCGCAGCATGGGATGCCGCCGCACCAGCGCCGCGACCGCCGTCCCCAACCGCTCCGGATCGACTCCGGCCCCGTCGAATTCGACGTAGAGGTGCGCCGCGACGGCCCCCAGCTCCTGCCCGTCCGACCGCCCTACCCAGTACGCGTGCTGCATCGGAGCGAGCGCGAAGGGTGTCCCGTCGTCGAGCGAGTCGTCAGCGCCGAGACCGGTTTCCGCATCCCGCACCGCTTGCGGCGCGACCGGCTCGACCGTAGGCACGGCCGACTCCGTCGCCGGTGCGGCCGATTCCGCGTCCGTGCCGCCGAGCAGCAGGTGCCAGGCCGCGACCGTGGGTTCGGCGGCGAGCTGGGCGAAGTTGACGGCCAGGCCGCGTTTGCGCCAGGAGCCCGCGAGTTTCATGGTGCGGATGGAGTCCAGGCCGAGCTGAATGAGGTCGTCGTGGTCGGCGATGGCGGCGGGGTCGAGGTCGAGGTGACCGGCGATGGCGGTGCGGATCTCGTCCCGGGCGATGCTCGCCGACGGCCCCTGAGGTGACTCCATTTCCGCTGGTACTCCTTGTTCGAGGGGTTGGGTGGGCACGGCCGATCCGGGGATTCGGATGTCGTTCGGCAGAAGCGTAACCCATAGAGATAGGGTTGCCTAACCTATGCAAGGACACCCTTACCAGCAAGAGGTCAGAGCAGTGACAAGCACCGCACCCGCGGACCATCGCGACGGATTCGTCCCCTTCCCCGCCGACCTCGCCGAGCGGTACCGGCGAGAGGGCTACTGGGCGGGCAGGCCACTGGGGGAACTCCTGCGCGACGCCGCCCGGCAGTGGCCCGCCCGGCCCGCCCTGCTGAGCGACCAGCCCGCCGCGACCACCTACGCCGAACTCGACCACGCCGCCGACCGGATGGCACACGGATTCCTGGCGCTGGGCGTACATCCCGGTGACCGCGTCGTACTCCAGCTGCCCAACACCCCGGAATTCCTGCCGCTGCTGTTCGGACTGCTGCGCGCCGGCATCATCCCGGTGCTCACCCTGCCCGCGCACCGCCGCGCCGAGATCGAGCACCTGACCCGGCTGTCCAACGCGGTCGCGTACGTCATCGCCGACCGCCTGGGCGACTTCGACTACCGCACCCTGGCCGCCGAGGTCCGCGCGCACGTCCCGGACCTGCGCCACGTCCTGGTACTCGGCGATCCCGGCCCCTTCACCGACCTGAATTCGATTCCTGCCGATGGCGATTCACTCCCCGAGGTCGACGCCTCGGACATCGCGCTGATGCTGGTGTCCGGCGGCACCACGGGCCTGCCCAAGCTGATCGCCCGCACCCACGACGACTACGTCTACAACGCCACCGCCAGCGCCGAGGTCTGCGAGCTCGGCCCCGAGGACGTGTATCTCGCGACCCTGCCTGTCGCCCACAACTTCCCGCTGGCCTGCCCCGGCGTGCTGGGCACCGTGGCCACCGGCGGGTCCATGGCCTTCGTCACCGACCCCAGCCCGGAGAGCGCCTTCGCCGCCATCGAACGCCACCGGGTGACGGTCACCGCCGTGGTGCCGCCGCTGGCCCAATTGTGGTGCGCGGCAGTGGAATGGGAGGACGCCGACCTGTCGTCGCTGCGCCTGCTCCAGGTCGGCGGCGCGAAACTGGCCGAGGTCAACGCCCGCGAGGTGGCGCCCGCGCTGGGCGTCCGGCTGCAGCAGGTGTTCGGCATGGCGGAGGGCCTGCTCAACTACACCCGCGCCGAGGATTCCGACGATCTGGTGTGCACCACCCAGGGCCGCCCCCTCGCCCCCGCCGACGAGGTGCGGGTGGTGGACGAGCAGGGCCGCGACGTCGCCGACGGCGAGGAGGGCGAACTGCTCACCCGCGGCCCCTACACGCTGCGCGGCTACTACCGCGCCCCCGAACACAACGCGCGCGCCTTCACCCCCGACGGCTTCTACCGCAGCGGCGACCTGGTGCGCCGGCTGCCCAGCGGCCACCTGATCGTGTCGGGCCGCATCAAGGACGTGATCAACCGGGGCGGCGAGAACATCTCCTGCGACGAGCTCGAGGAGCACCTGCTCGCCTATCCAGGCGTCCGGCACGCGGCCGCCGTCGGCCTGCCCGACCCGGGCCTGGGCGAGAAGGTGGGCGTGGTCCTGGTGACCGAGGGCGAACTGCCGTCGCTGCCCGACATCAAGGCCTTCCTGACCGACCGCGGCCTGGCCACCTACAAACTCCCGGATATGTTGCGGCAGGCCGATTCCCTGCCCGTCACCGCCGTCGGCAAAATCGACAAAAAAGCCCTTGCCGCGCGCCACTGACCGTTCCGTCATAGAGTTCATCTATGGGCGGGTGGAGCGCAGCGGATATTCCTGACCAGAGCGGCCGGATCGTCATCGTGACCGGCGCGACCAGCGGACTGGGCGAGGCCACCGCCCGGGCCCTGGCCGCCGCCGGGGCACAGGTGATCATGGCCTGCCGCAATGAGATCAAGGCGCGGGCGGTGGCCGCGACCATGACCGGGAACGTCCAGATCCGCGCCTGGATCTGGCCGACCTGGCCTCGGTGCGCGCCTTCGCCGGCACCGTCGAGCGGGCCGATGTGCTGGTGAACAACGCGGGCGTGATGGCGGTGCCGAAACGCGCCACCGCCGACGGCTTCGAATTGCAGATCGGCACCAACTATCTCGGCCACTTCGCGCTGACCGGCCTACTGCTGGACCGGATTTCGGAGCGGGTGGTGAACACCTCCAGCCTCACCCACCTGATCGGCCGCATCGATCTGGAGGACCTGAACTGGGAGCGGCGCGCCTACTCCCGCTTCGGCGCGTACGCGCAATCCAAACTGGCGATGCTGCTGTTCACCTACGAACTGCAGCGGCGGCTGACGGTCACCGGCGCACCGAAACTGTCGGTGGCCGCGCACCCCGGCTACGCCGCCACCGAGATCAGCGGCGAGACCCAGAACGTGCTCGAGCAGCTGGTCGGACTCGGCAACCGGCTGGTGGCGCAGAGCGCCGAGATGGGCGCGCTGCCAACGCTGTACGCGGCGACCGCCGACGTCGAGCCGGGCGCCTACTACGGGCCGAACCGGTTCAACTGGCGCGGCCACCCCACCCGGGTGGATTCCAACGCCGCCTCCCACGACGAGAAGACCGCCCGGCAGCTCTGGGAGCTGTCCGAGCGGTTGACGGGCGTCGACTTCCCGATCTGAGGGTCAGGCGCGCACCACGTACGGCGCGACGCTGCCGAGCTTCTCGCAGGTCTCCTCGAATTCCCGCTCCGGCCGCGACTGCCCGACCACACCCGCGCCCGCGCGCAGCCACGCGCCCGCACCGGTCTGGTAGACCGCGCGCAGCACCAGCGTCGCCTCCAGCGCGCCGTCCGGCGAGACCGTCACCACCGCACCGGAATACAGTCCGCGCGGGTCGTGGTCGAGGCGGAACACCGCGTCCACGCCCTCGGCCTTGGGGATGCCGGAGGCGGTGACGGACGGGAACAGCATTTCCAGCGCGTCCCATGGGCTGCGGTCGGCGGCCAGCTGTCCGCGCACCGTGGAGGCCAGGTGCTGCACGCTGCCGCGCTCGCGGACCGCCATGAAGTCGGAGACCGCGGTGGTGTCCGGCTCGGCGACGGCCGCGATCTCGGCGAAGGAGGTCTGCACCGAAATGGCGTGCTCGACAATCTCCTTCGGGTCGCGCACCAGGTCGGCGCGGGCCGCCAGGTCGATGTCGTCGCCGCGGCCGAAGGCCCGGGTGCCGGCCAGCGGCTCGGTGGTGACCACCCGGTCGTGGTCCACGGCCGCAACCAGTTCGGGGCTGAAGCCCGCGGCTTCGAGGCCACCCAGGCGCAGCAGGAACGAGCGGGCCGGGGTGTTGTGCGCGCGGCCGAGGCGGTAGGTGGCGGGCACGTTGACCGCGAAGGGCAGGTCGACCTTCCGCGACAGGATCACCTTCTGGTACTTGCCGTCCCGGATCTCGGCGACGCCGGCGGCGACGCGGTCCTGATAGCCGGTGGGGTCCGGGGTGACGTCGACGGGGTGCGAGACGGGCAGCGCGGTGCCCTGGGCGGCGGCGATCAGCTCGTGGATGTCGCCGGTGTCGCCGGGGTCGCGCCCGACACCCGCACGCCGGTGGCGTCGATGCGCACCTCGATGCGCGGAATCATCAAGTGCGCCAGCGTCGCCCGCGGGTGCACGTGCTCGGTCGCGCCCAGCGACCAGGCGCAGAACTCGAATCCGATCCAGCCGAACGCGTTGCGGCCGTCGAGGGGCAGTCCGGCCAGCGCGCGGTCGATCGCCTGCGCGGGGTTGCCGGTCCACGGTCCGGCCGTGGTGCGGCCGTCCCAGCTGACCCGCAGTTCGCCCGCGTCCAGTTCGACGCCGCCCAGCGGGTCGGCCGCGAAGACCCATTCGCCGGGTCGTTCGTACACCACGTACTCACCGAAACGATCCGCCGCCGCCAGGGCGGAGACCGCCGCGACCGGATCGGTGACGTGCTCTCCCCACCGCTGCTCCCCCTCGAGCCGTACCCGTTCGTCAGCGACCGACACCAGACCTCCAAGGTTATGCTTACCTAACTCGAAAGTGAGGTTAGCATTACCTTCCCGTGGATGGGGAGGGCTGCCGAGCGAGATCGATCACGACGCCCCCGAAACCCCGGGTCCGACCGGCTAATTGCCCGACCTCCCGACCCTGCGCCCCGGATTGGGATTCAATGGATCGCAGCGGCCCATGCGGAGGGAACGAAGATGCTCGATCATGACAGCCGGCTCCCCGAAGCCGCGCTCAGCTCCCCGCAGTCCGTGGTCGCCCTGGTCGACGCCACCTCCCGGGTGGAGCGCGAACTCATCGGGCACTGGCTCGCCGAAGGCGGCATCACCCAGGAGTTCGGCACCTCCGCCCCCGTCACCCAGATCGACCTCGACCCGGCCGCCGTCACCGACCGGCTCGTCCGGCGCGGCGACGACCCGCTGGTGGTACCGGTCCGCGTGCTGTGGCTGCCGCCCGAACGAGACGGCGTGCGCCGCACCACCTTCAGCGATCTGCTCACCATGTCCAACCCGCGCAAACCGCACCGGTTCATGCAGCGGCGACTGCTCGGCAAGGCCCCCGACCGGCACCTGGTCCTCACCGGGCAACCCGCCCGGCTCAGCGAACTGCGCGCCAACAACCCCGCATCCGCGATCGTGCCCGACGCCTTCGGGCGGGCCATCGTGCGCGCCGGCATCGTCGCCCTCGAACGCGCCGAACGCGCCGTCATCGGCGACCGGTACAAGGTGCCGCGCCTGGTGGTCGAGGAGATCCTCGACTCCCCCGAATTCCTGCGGCGACTCGACACCATCGCCGTGGAGGCCGGGCTCCCGCCCCGCGAGGTGTACCGGCGCGCCGAGAAGGGCCTGCGCGAACTCGTCGCCGCGCAGAGCCGCCTGGTCTCGGACCTGTTCACCCAGGCCATGCGACCCGTGCACGCCTCCACCTGGAACGTCGACGCCGACGAAACCGGGCTGGACCGGCTGCGCTCGCTCAACCGGCGCTACCCGCTGGTCTTCCTGCCCTCACACCGCTCCTACGTCGACGCCTTCGTGCTCGGGGACATCCTGGCGCGCAACGACTTCCCGCCCAACCACGTCGTCGGCGGCGCCAACCTCAAGTTCTGGCCGATCGGGCCCATCGCCCGGCGCACCGGAACCGTGTTCATCCGCCGCAGTTTCGGCGACGACGAGGTCTACAAGGCCGTCGTCGAGGAATACTTCGCCTACCTGCTCTCCAAACGCTTCAACCTGGAGTGGTACTTCGAAGGCGGCCGCACCCGCACCGGCAAACTCCGCCCGCCCCGCTACGGCCTGCTGAATTACCTTGCGGCGGCGCTGCGTTCGAAACGCATCGACGACGTCATGCTGGTGCCGGTCTCCATCACCTACGAACGGCTCAACGAGATCGGGGCCATCGCGGTCGAACAGACCGGCGGCGGCAAACAGGCCGAAGGCCTCACCTGGCTGGCCCGCTACGTCCGCAACCAGCAGCACTCCGCCGGGCACGTGTACGTGCGCTTCGGCACCCCGCTCTCGGCCCGCGAACGGCTCGCCGTCTACGGAGATCCGCTGACGGCACACCCGAATTCGACCGACGACGACGCCGTCGAAGCCGAACACCTGGCGGTGCAGCGACTCGCCTTCGAAGTGGCCGTCGGCATCAACGAGGTCACCCCCATCACCGTCAACGCCCTCACCGCCCTGGTGCTGCTCGGCGTCCACGAACGCGCCCTCACCCGCACCGAACTGCGCACCGCCATCGCCCCCGTACTCGGCTACATCGAGAGCCGCGGCCTGCCCGGCGGCGAACTCGACACCCTGCGCGACGACCACGGACTCGCCGTGGTGCTCGAACAACTCGCCGTCGCCACCGTCGTCACCGTGTACCGCGCCGGACTGGAACCGGTGTACGCCATCCACGCCGGCGCCCACCTCGAGGCCGCCTTCTACCGCAACAGCGCCGTGCACTGGTTCGTCAACCGCGCCATCCTCGAACTCGCCGTGCTCACCGGCGTCGAAGCCCCCGAAGGCGATCAGCTGCGGGCCGGCTGGGACGCCGCCTACCGGCTGCGCGACCTGCTCAAATTCGAATTCTTCTTCCCCGAACGCGCCGAATTCACCAGCCAGCTCAACGCCGAGATGCTGCGCGTCGACCCCGAATGGCACAGCCGCACCGCCGCCGGCACCCTCGGCTCCGAAATCCTGGCCCGGCTCGCCGACTCCGGCTTCATGATGGCGCACCGCGTCCTGCGCTCCTTCTTCGACTCGCAGCTGGTGGTCGCCGAACGACTCGCCGCCCGCGACCCCGTCATCGACGTCGACCGCAAGGCCCTCATCGACGAATGCCTGCAGGTGGGCAAACAGATGCTGCTGCAACAACGCCTGCACAGCCCCGAATCGGTGTCCTCCGAATTGTTCGGCAGCGCCGTCAAACTCGCCGACAACCACGGCCTGCTCACCCCCGCCGGCGATCCCGCCGACCTGGCCGCCCGCCGCAGCGCCTTCGCCGCCGAACTGCGCGCCATCGGACAACGCATCTCCCGCGCCGCCACCCTCGACCCCTCCAACCGCCGGGAAGCACTATGACGCACCGGGTCCGGGGCCGCGCGGCGGGCCGCCCCACCCTGCCGCCGCGCCCCGGCGTCGGCGTCACCCAGCGCCCCGTCGGCGCACAAGATCTCGGCGCCGCCCTCGCCGCCGTCCGCACCGGCCCGCAGGGACCCCGCGTCGCCGCCATCTTCGACTTCGGCGGCACCGTCGTGCACGGCTTCAACCCGCCCCCGCTCGCCCGCCGGATGCTGCGGCGCGGCAGCGCCCGCGGCGCGCTCACCGCCAGCCTGCTCGGCAGCATCCGCGGCGCCCGCAGCGAAGGCGAATACGAACGCTTCCTGCAAGCCGCCATGTACGACTGGGCCGGAGTCCCCGAAACCGAACTCGCCGAACTCGGGCGGCAGACCTTCGCCCGCAACGTGTACGGGCACATCTACCCCGAA from Nocardia tengchongensis includes:
- a CDS encoding non-ribosomal peptide synthetase gives rise to the protein MESPQGPSASIARDEIRTAIAGHLDLDPAAIADHDDLIQLGLDSIRTMKLAGSWRKRGLAVNFAQLAAEPTVAAWHLLLGGTDAESAAPATESAVPTVEPVAPQAVRDAETGLGADDSLDDGTPFALAPMQHAYWVGRSDGQELGAVAAHLYVEFDGAGVDPERLGTAVAALVRRHPMLRTRFLPDGTQQTLERPGREVWSVTDLRDADAESAERALEELRDKRTHQLMAVQDGQVVDIALTLLPEGRTRLHLDVDMLAADAMSYRILVADLARLYHGEQLPPQDYTFRQYLAEHAAPAPERAADRDWWQQRLPELPGAPELPRATDVITRPNPTERDGAPGSTVNPESSASSEAGERAARTVRLHRWLSPEAKGRMFAAAHARGITPAMALASVFAETIGGWSAQRRFLLNLPLFHREPVHPQVDGVVGDFTSSVLLEVDVTEPATVTDRARALQRELHAAGAHSGYTGLEVLRDLGRLRAEPVLAPIVYTSAINLGELFADRVTETFGDPVWIISQGPQVLLDAQVTEVRGGLLLNWDVRADAFPAAMVETMFTRYIDAVLRLAGGDEPADGSAEPGHGTADSAGAVAAEDRTGEAPAVSAAAGAPGGAGWEAEAAVRIPVEQAVVRTRVNATDGPVAGRALHTGLFEFAATTPDAPAVLWEPEFGSAASVLTYRELAAQALAVAGALRAAGVRPGDAVAVQLPKGPDQILATVGVLAAGAVYVPIGFDQPEGRRAEILRTGEVVAAVTAGGDVPGLPTLALSAARLYPEPLSQPVLPDPEAIAYVLFTSGSTGRPKGVEVPHRAAMNTIDDLNERFGIGVDDRALALSALEFDLSVYDIFGLLSAGGAVIALDEGQRGEPGRWVELIRRHRVSVVNCVPSLLDMLLEAAAGKPVDSLRMVILGGDWVDVALPGRLAAVAPDCRFAGLGGATETAIHSTIREVVNAEVPQEWSAVPYGTPLRNVRCRVVGPSGQDCPDWVTGELWIGGEGVAAGYRGDPERTADRFVTHEGVRWYRTGDLARYLPDGCLEFLGRADHQVKIRGYRVELGEVESVLRGLPGVRHAIAAVVGAAAPKLAAVLVADDGVALDVPVLLEAAANLLPAYMIPDRVESLAELPFTSNGKPDRKAIGALLAAGERAGEFVAPRGDVERAVADIVATVLGRESVGVTDDFFALGGDSVLATAVIARVRDWLDSPDTVVADFFAARTVAGLSARLLDREQRAGATGRLDEVARLYLEVAAMSDDEVLALS
- a CDS encoding (2,3-dihydroxybenzoyl)adenylate synthase, whose product is MTSTAPADHRDGFVPFPADLAERYRREGYWAGRPLGELLRDAARQWPARPALLSDQPAATTYAELDHAADRMAHGFLALGVHPGDRVVLQLPNTPEFLPLLFGLLRAGIIPVLTLPAHRRAEIEHLTRLSNAVAYVIADRLGDFDYRTLAAEVRAHVPDLRHVLVLGDPGPFTDLNSIPADGDSLPEVDASDIALMLVSGGTTGLPKLIARTHDDYVYNATASAEVCELGPEDVYLATLPVAHNFPLACPGVLGTVATGGSMAFVTDPSPESAFAAIERHRVTVTAVVPPLAQLWCAAVEWEDADLSSLRLLQVGGAKLAEVNAREVAPALGVRLQQVFGMAEGLLNYTRAEDSDDLVCTTQGRPLAPADEVRVVDEQGRDVADGEEGELLTRGPYTLRGYYRAPEHNARAFTPDGFYRSGDLVRRLPSGHLIVSGRIKDVINRGGENISCDELEEHLLAYPGVRHAAAVGLPDPGLGEKVGVVLVTEGELPSLPDIKAFLTDRGLATYKLPDMLRQADSLPVTAVGKIDKKALAARH
- a CDS encoding salicylate synthase, which encodes MHELIAAAQGTALPVSHPVDVTPDPTGYQDRVAAGVAEIRDGKYQKVILSRKVDLPFAVNVPATYRLGRAHNTPARSFLLRLGGLEAAGFSPELVAAVDHDRVVTTEPLAGTRAFGRGDDIDLAARADLVRDPKEIVEHAISVQTSFAEIAAVAEPDTTAVSDFMAVRERGSVQHLASTVRGQLAADRSPWDALEMLFPSVTASGIPKAEGVDAVFRLDHDPRGLYSGAVVTVSPDGALEATLVLRAVYQTGAGAWLRAGAGVVGQSRPEREFEETCEKLGSVAPYVVRA
- a CDS encoding glycerol-3-phosphate 1-O-acyltransferase, with product MLDHDSRLPEAALSSPQSVVALVDATSRVERELIGHWLAEGGITQEFGTSAPVTQIDLDPAAVTDRLVRRGDDPLVVPVRVLWLPPERDGVRRTTFSDLLTMSNPRKPHRFMQRRLLGKAPDRHLVLTGQPARLSELRANNPASAIVPDAFGRAIVRAGIVALERAERAVIGDRYKVPRLVVEEILDSPEFLRRLDTIAVEAGLPPREVYRRAEKGLRELVAAQSRLVSDLFTQAMRPVHASTWNVDADETGLDRLRSLNRRYPLVFLPSHRSYVDAFVLGDILARNDFPPNHVVGGANLKFWPIGPIARRTGTVFIRRSFGDDEVYKAVVEEYFAYLLSKRFNLEWYFEGGRTRTGKLRPPRYGLLNYLAAALRSKRIDDVMLVPVSITYERLNEIGAIAVEQTGGGKQAEGLTWLARYVRNQQHSAGHVYVRFGTPLSARERLAVYGDPLTAHPNSTDDDAVEAEHLAVQRLAFEVAVGINEVTPITVNALTALVLLGVHERALTRTELRTAIAPVLGYIESRGLPGGELDTLRDDHGLAVVLEQLAVATVVTVYRAGLEPVYAIHAGAHLEAAFYRNSAVHWFVNRAILELAVLTGVEAPEGDQLRAGWDAAYRLRDLLKFEFFFPERAEFTSQLNAEMLRVDPEWHSRTAAGTLGSEILARLADSGFMMAHRVLRSFFDSQLVVAERLAARDPVIDVDRKALIDECLQVGKQMLLQQRLHSPESVSSELFGSAVKLADNHGLLTPAGDPADLAARRSAFAAELRAIGQRISRAATLDPSNRREAL